A section of the Portunus trituberculatus isolate SZX2019 chromosome 20, ASM1759143v1, whole genome shotgun sequence genome encodes:
- the LOC123506598 gene encoding sideroflexin-3-like isoform X1, whose amino-acid sequence MESDIQLPDNPKMALIDKMSRINIDEPRWDQSTYEGRAKHFFTITNPLNLMCSSEQLERAKDIVTRYRKGEDVSLTDDEIWKAKNVYDSAFHPDTGEKMMLVGRMSAQVPMNMTITGCMLTFYKTTPAVVFWQWINQSFNALVNYTNRSGDSPISVQQLGTSYVLATGGALATALGLNSLVKSMPPLIGRLVPFTAVAAANCVNIPMMRMKEWRETGVMLLDQENNTVGYSKKAARRGVTMVVLSRILMAVPSCVLPPIVMNILEKRGTLRRMPWISAPLQVALCGVCLTFATPACCALFPQKASIAVSSLEPEVQEKIRQLPDAPDVVYYNKGL is encoded by the exons ATGGAGTCTGATATCCAGTTGCCAGACAATCCTAAAATGGCATTGAT AGACAAGATGAGTCGAATCAATATTGATGAGCCTCGGTGGGATCAGAGCACTTATGAGGGCCGAGCCAAGCacttcttcaccatcaccaatcCTCTCAATTTGATGTGTTCTTCTGAACAACTGGAGAGGGCTAAGGACATTGTCACAAGATACAG GAAGGGTGAAGATGTGAGCTTGACAGATGATGAAATCTGGAAAGCAAAGAATGTATATGATTCAGCATTTCATCCAGACACTGGTGAAAAGATGATGCTTGTTGGTCGTATGTCTGCCCAGGTGCCTATGAATATGACCATAACAGGCTGCATGCTCACCTTCTACAA GACAACTCCAGCAGTGGTCTTCTGGCAGTGGATCAACCAGTCTTTCAACGCCCTTGTGAACTACACTAACCGTTCTGGAGACTCTCCCATCAGTGTGCa GCAGCTAGGAACTTCATATGTGCTTGCTACGGGAGGTGCACTGGCCACGGCTTTAGGTCTCAACAGTCTGGTCAAG tcCATGCCGCCCCTGATTGGCCGCCTGGTGCCCTTCACTGCCGTGGCCGCTGCTAACTGTGTCAATATTCCCATGATGAGGATGAA AGAGTGGCGTGAAACGGGGGTGATGCTTCTGGACCAGGAAAACAACACGGTGGGATACAGTAAGAAGGCAGCCCGCAGAGGAGTCACCATGGTGGTCCTCTCTCGGATTCTCATGGCTGTCCCCAGCTGTG tgttgCCACCTATTGTGATGAATATCCTTGAGAAGCGAGGCACTTTGCGCAGAATGCCGTGGATTTCTGCTCCACTACAAGTTgcactgtgtggtgtgtgcctcacATTTGCCACTCCTGCCTGCTGTGCCCTTTTCCCACAGAAGGCTTCCATTGCTGTGTCCAGTCTGGAACCTGAAGTGCAG gaGAAGATCCGGCAGCTGCCTGACGCCCCCGATGTTGTGTATTACAACAAGGGTCTGTAA
- the LOC123506598 gene encoding sideroflexin-1-like isoform X2, with amino-acid sequence MESDIQLPDNPKMALIDKMSRINIDEPRWDQSTYEGRAKHFFTITNPLNLMCSSEQLERAKDIVTRYRKGEDVSLTDDEIWKAKNVYDSAFHPDTGEKMMLVGRMSAQVPMNMTITGCMLTFYKTTPAVVFWQWINQSFNALVNYTNRSGDSPISVQQLGTSYVLATGGALATALGLNSLVKSMPPLIGRLVPFTAVAAANCVNIPMMRMKELQDGVTLLDKNGNKVGESKTAAKWGIAAVCVSRILMASPGMVLPPIVMNILEKRGTLRRMPWISAPLQVALCGVCLTFATPACCALFPQKASIAVSSLEPEVQEKIRQLPDAPDVVYYNKGL; translated from the exons ATGGAGTCTGATATCCAGTTGCCAGACAATCCTAAAATGGCATTGAT AGACAAGATGAGTCGAATCAATATTGATGAGCCTCGGTGGGATCAGAGCACTTATGAGGGCCGAGCCAAGCacttcttcaccatcaccaatcCTCTCAATTTGATGTGTTCTTCTGAACAACTGGAGAGGGCTAAGGACATTGTCACAAGATACAG GAAGGGTGAAGATGTGAGCTTGACAGATGATGAAATCTGGAAAGCAAAGAATGTATATGATTCAGCATTTCATCCAGACACTGGTGAAAAGATGATGCTTGTTGGTCGTATGTCTGCCCAGGTGCCTATGAATATGACCATAACAGGCTGCATGCTCACCTTCTACAA GACAACTCCAGCAGTGGTCTTCTGGCAGTGGATCAACCAGTCTTTCAACGCCCTTGTGAACTACACTAACCGTTCTGGAGACTCTCCCATCAGTGTGCa GCAGCTAGGAACTTCATATGTGCTTGCTACGGGAGGTGCACTGGCCACGGCTTTAGGTCTCAACAGTCTGGTCAAG tcCATGCCGCCCCTGATTGGCCGCCTGGTGCCCTTCACTGCCGTGGCCGCTGCTAACTGTGTCAATATTCCCATGATGAGGATGAA GGAGCTGCAAGATGGAGTCACACTCTTGGATAAGAATGGAAACAAAGTGGGAGAAAGCAAGACAGCTGCTAAGTGGGGCattgcagctgtgtgtgtgtctcgtatCTTGATGGCGTCTCCTGGCATGG tgttgCCACCTATTGTGATGAATATCCTTGAGAAGCGAGGCACTTTGCGCAGAATGCCGTGGATTTCTGCTCCACTACAAGTTgcactgtgtggtgtgtgcctcacATTTGCCACTCCTGCCTGCTGTGCCCTTTTCCCACAGAAGGCTTCCATTGCTGTGTCCAGTCTGGAACCTGAAGTGCAG gaGAAGATCCGGCAGCTGCCTGACGCCCCCGATGTTGTGTATTACAACAAGGGTCTGTAA
- the LOC123506598 gene encoding sideroflexin-3-like isoform X3 — protein MSRINIDEPRWDQSTYEGRAKHFFTITNPLNLMCSSEQLERAKDIVTRYRKGEDVSLTDDEIWKAKNVYDSAFHPDTGEKMMLVGRMSAQVPMNMTITGCMLTFYKTTPAVVFWQWINQSFNALVNYTNRSGDSPISVQQLGTSYVLATGGALATALGLNSLVKSMPPLIGRLVPFTAVAAANCVNIPMMRMKEWRETGVMLLDQENNTVGYSKKAARRGVTMVVLSRILMAVPSCVLPPIVMNILEKRGTLRRMPWISAPLQVALCGVCLTFATPACCALFPQKASIAVSSLEPEVQEKIRQLPDAPDVVYYNKGL, from the exons ATGAGTCGAATCAATATTGATGAGCCTCGGTGGGATCAGAGCACTTATGAGGGCCGAGCCAAGCacttcttcaccatcaccaatcCTCTCAATTTGATGTGTTCTTCTGAACAACTGGAGAGGGCTAAGGACATTGTCACAAGATACAG GAAGGGTGAAGATGTGAGCTTGACAGATGATGAAATCTGGAAAGCAAAGAATGTATATGATTCAGCATTTCATCCAGACACTGGTGAAAAGATGATGCTTGTTGGTCGTATGTCTGCCCAGGTGCCTATGAATATGACCATAACAGGCTGCATGCTCACCTTCTACAA GACAACTCCAGCAGTGGTCTTCTGGCAGTGGATCAACCAGTCTTTCAACGCCCTTGTGAACTACACTAACCGTTCTGGAGACTCTCCCATCAGTGTGCa GCAGCTAGGAACTTCATATGTGCTTGCTACGGGAGGTGCACTGGCCACGGCTTTAGGTCTCAACAGTCTGGTCAAG tcCATGCCGCCCCTGATTGGCCGCCTGGTGCCCTTCACTGCCGTGGCCGCTGCTAACTGTGTCAATATTCCCATGATGAGGATGAA AGAGTGGCGTGAAACGGGGGTGATGCTTCTGGACCAGGAAAACAACACGGTGGGATACAGTAAGAAGGCAGCCCGCAGAGGAGTCACCATGGTGGTCCTCTCTCGGATTCTCATGGCTGTCCCCAGCTGTG tgttgCCACCTATTGTGATGAATATCCTTGAGAAGCGAGGCACTTTGCGCAGAATGCCGTGGATTTCTGCTCCACTACAAGTTgcactgtgtggtgtgtgcctcacATTTGCCACTCCTGCCTGCTGTGCCCTTTTCCCACAGAAGGCTTCCATTGCTGTGTCCAGTCTGGAACCTGAAGTGCAG gaGAAGATCCGGCAGCTGCCTGACGCCCCCGATGTTGTGTATTACAACAAGGGTCTGTAA